One Nicotiana tabacum cultivar K326 chromosome 23, ASM71507v2, whole genome shotgun sequence genomic window, ACGGTGGTCAGCTGAGCTGAGATTGGTAAAAAGGTACAGCTAGCAATGAATAAGAGCCTCACCTACTCAGCATCTTCCTTTTCTCTTCTTCCCTTTTTTAgctttcttcattttcatttctACGTATAAGTTTCTTACTCATAAACCCTTTCCGCTTCTCTTAATTCTTTTCTCTTCAGGTACACTTCTTTCATTCACACTACCTATAGCCTATAGTTTTagtcttgtttttcctttttcgttTGTTCTATTTGAATCCCCTGTTTAGAATTGCTGGTTCTGTTTATCATTCCTCAGAAATGTTctgttttttttgtaaaattgagtATCCCTCTTATCCTTTCCTAAAATTTTACCGCTTCTTTTAAAACTCTGTTtatttgaagtttatgagtttAAGATTGTAAGTCTTTTTAAGttattgaattttaaattaataatttgaacGAATTTTCCCCCACAAATATATGGTTTAAATTAAAGTTAATATTGCAGTATTATTCGAAGTGGCAAAATCAGGAATTTTGCGGAGTGTGTTCAACCACATAGGCCCGTAATTTGTTGAACACATTTTGCCCGAAAATTATACTATGTTGTATAGAAAATTATACAttactttttatatatatatacacggtgacatatattataacataatataaaaatcgattttgagaaaaatatagcttttatagtgaatgaatGTTATATGATGAGTATGTTGTTACAGAGTAATTTTGAACATCCTTGAACAATTTTTGTCAAATTTTTTGGCTTTGTCGCTATTTATATACACTATATAATTTTTTGACAAATGGTGTTCAATTGCTATCTTTGTACTTTTCTGTAGTTTGATACTTATATTTGAGGCCCCTGTTTAGTTGCTGGTACTGTTTTTCTTTCCTCTTGTGCTTTCAGAGTTTTTCTTAGGTATTTTTCTGCTTATCTTTAAAATTGAGCGAAGCTAAAACAATGTTATGTATTTCTGTTACCCTTTCCTAAAActtcactatttttttttttttacttgttttGCTTGAAATGAGCCAAACTTTGACTTCTATGCATAAAGTTTCAATTTTTACTCTGCTATTTGCATTATTTTGATGTGTTCCTAACATTTTTTTCTTGATATATTTCAGGGGAATGTTCATTAGTGGAGTGaatttttaagaagttttgatTACTCAGAACTTTTCTGCATTTTAAGGGCTCTGTGACTTCCTGCATTTCTTGAGAGGTATGGTTTTGAATTTGTATTTGCAGTTTTGAATTTTCTTCGATTTATTTAAGTATTATCAGTTCATCCTCATTTTCATTAGTGTGCTTGTTCATTCTCACACCagcttatttgttttattttctaattttcctTTTTTGGCCAACTGTAAATTAATTTGCCAAATGTAAGTGACAAGAATCCAAAAAGAATTTTCAACCTTTTTCTGCTAAAATGGGCCACGCTCCCCTTTGTGCTGGCTAGCATCATTGTGACAACATTGCTCCAGCTTGAAGCTATGTTGGGGCTGATGGTGGCCCCTATCCTTCACCGTATGCTTACGCCAAAAAATACTCGGTCCGTCTCATTTTATGTGAAGGTGTTTGATGGTGCAATGTTTAAGAAAAAAACATTTTTGGAACTTATGTCTTAAAATTCCGGTGAGTATAAATTCATGTCATTAAGGATAATCGCTGCATGCTTGCGCTAGTAAATTCTCGGTCTGTTTTATGTGAAGGTGTTTGATGGTGTGATGTtaaagaaaaaaagtatttttggaaaTTGTGGTCTTAAATATGCCATAATATTACTGTTCTATAAAATTatgtcattaaggataaaatgagaagtttaacTTAAAATGTTTCTGAATATCAAAAAGGTCAATTTTTGGAACATACCGAAAAAGGAGTGTCACATAAAATGTAGCCAGGGGCGGCCCAACCATAAAGCAACTGAAACActtgctttaggccccaaaaATTTAAGGGCCCCAAAATTACTAGTATTCTCTATATATagtagtatattatttatataattatcttttattattgataaatttatttctttattgtcatattaatttttaataactcgatttcttcctctaattaatataactaaaatagttttctgtcaatcttattttacttttttacttaattatatttctctattcattagttggtcacgtaactatatctaataatctaacttattatttattttccttacataaattatactctctccgccccaatttatatgaaagtgtttgactggacatggattttatgaaataaaggaaggcttttgaaacttgtaatcttaAATAAAACATAGAAGTTTTTGggctagaaatcatctcattgatggtaaaaaaaaataatctaaagttgaattgttaccaaatatagaaagggacttactaaaaaAAAGGAGTCACTTATGTTTTCTGGTTCTCCCATTTCAGTTGTGATGCAATCAACgttaaattcatttaattttctgtattttataaaactaagttctcattttttttaattctacatactcacttgtctaatttttttaaaaacgatgttcattaaataatatatatattaagatTTTGCTTTAGGCCTCTTATTAAGATTTTGCTTTAGGTCTCCGATGAGGTTGGGCCGCCCCTGAATGTAGCAGAGGGAGTACCGCTCATCTTCTTACTCTAtaatgtttatatgcattccaATTTCACCTTCATTGCTATAAAGTATAGGATAATTGGAAGATGATGAATTGTTATCTAGGCATTCATTATTCATcgtattgttttattttttttacaggTAACAGCTATAGTTTAGAGGGAAAAAGAGTATATAGCATGGCGTCAAATTTAGTGGATGAGATAGATTGTGCTAGCTTCTTTGACCATATTGATGATTTGGTTGAATTTTCCCCAGAAAATGAGTGTGGTGACCTTGACTCTACTGATTGCAAGAATTTTCCAAGCATTTGCAACGACCCCTTGCCGGATTCCGGCCCACTTTTCTTCAGCAGCCACAGAAATTCACCTTCCGACTTCTCAGCCGAGCTCTTAGTTCCTGTGAGTGCAGCAACTTCACTGTGATTCTCTTAAATTTGCTATCTTGATTGTCGGATATTTGAATACTAAGCAACATTAATCAAAATCTAAAACTAGTGCGTCATAAATTTAAGCAACTGTTGAAGGGACCTATTGTATGCGAATGTCTTGTCACGTGATTGGTTGCCTTTTTTGAGCATTTGACTACCAGGTGGTGTTCAGGCCAGCTTGCGCGCATAAGTTTTTTGTTAAAATGCTTTTTGTCTTAACTAATTATCTTGATTGTTCCATGCGTAATTATCTTAAATGCATGGTAATGGTAGGTTGGATTTAAAAAATTTCTGTTCAAAATCTTGCTACAAGTGCAGTCAGTTCAATCATTTGGAGCTTTTAGAATCTGACGATTTTGTCCACACATTCTACTGATAACGACTTGTTAATAAGTTTTTAGTTCAAATTTCACTTTCAAATTCAAACCTTCTATTATGAGAGTATTTACCTTCTGATGGGTATTTGCAAAATGATACTTTGTCTTCCTATTTAATGCTCAAAAGAGTGTCCTTATAGTAGGTAAAGTCAGTCAATTTCTCTTCAATCCATTGGCACTTGCACATGGATGTTGTAAAGGTTGGTGGGTGTCTGAGGGACCATCATAATAAATGAGCAGGTACTAGTTTGCAATAATAAGTCACTTGAACTAACGTTCTGTTGAAAATCTTGTCATGATTGAAAACTAGGTGTATCGATTAGGTGCTGTTTAGTGTCCTAATCTTGATTAGGCGTTAAAACGGATAATCAGACATGAATTCGTATGTTGTCTTTTTACTCTTGTAGCTTCTAATTTGGTGATGTTTATGCAGTTTCATCGCATACTTTATAGAAACTCTAATGATATCATTTTCTGTTTTCTCTTCTGTATTTGTAGTACGAGGATATAGTTCAACTCGAATGGCTTTCAACATTTGTGGAGGATTCCTTCTCTTGTGGCGGATTGACAATGGGGAAAGAACATTTTCCTGTCAACAAGGAGCCATCTCATAGCAAATTCCTGTCCTCAAGTCCTGTTTCTGTGCTTgagagcagcagcagcagctcaTCAAGCTCAGGGGCGGGGAAAAcgactcctcctcttagtccatGCCACCGTGGTACACAACGTGCTCGGAGCAAGCGTCCTCGCCCTGCAACTTTTAATCCATGGCCAGTAAGTCAACTCATGTCTCCAACATCATCCTTTACCGAGATTCACCAGCAATTTGTTGCGCCTGAAGATACATTGGAATCTGACAATTTCGGGGAGTCTCacatgaagaagaaaaagagaatcaAATTTTCCATTCCTCTAGCTCCAGTTGACACGAATCAGAATTGCCAGCGGGCACTACAAACAGTTAGGAAATGCATGCATTGTGAGATAACAAAGACGCCTCAATGGAGGGCAGGTCCAATGGGACCAAAAACCCTCTGCAACGCGTGTGGCGTTCGCTACAAGAAAGGTCGACTCTTCCCTGAGTACCGCCCTGCTGCAGCCCCCACATTTGTTCCATCCTTGCACTCTAACTCTCACAAGAAGGTCTTGGAAATGAGAAGCAACCTCATCCCCGAGGATACACACGACAAGCAGGCTGCGCCACACTCAACTCGTCCCCTAAGCCCTGGCCCGCCCGAGAGCAATGCCACAGGTGGTACTTCAACTGCGCAATCAGATTTCAACCCTGAGTAACAAGAATGCAGATAATAGTTTTTCCTAGTCTTTTTATCTCCTCTGCCTTGTCATATCAGTTCTTAGTTTAATTTGCTtactgtttttattattgcttTGTTCATTGGTTCTTTGTACAAATATGTAAGGAGGATAGGGGAAATAGAGAAGAAATAGATGACCATATTTTAGGTGATAGCTAGGGAGAAAAGGGTTAGAAATAGAAATGGAGTTTCAGGTTAGGCAGCTGTAGTGTTATTTAGGAGTCAGTGTTAGTTATCTTTTTGTTAGACTTATTGCTATTTCTTTTTCCCCATCCTTACAATATGGGAATTCTTTTTGCAGTTACTATAATTTGTTTTTAGCATATTCTTGAATGAGTAATGGTTTGAAATATGTCTTCTAAATCTTTTTCCTCACATCAATAATCTGAGAATACATATTAATTAATCATAATCTGAGAATACATAGTGAAATTAGACAACATGATAtggcaattttttttaaaatgatctTTTCTATTATATTGGGATCAGGTAAAGagattaaccaaaaaaaaaaaaaaaagacaataagAATTAAACACCCGTCTAGTAGACGAAAAAGTCACTTGGTACAACTAAATTGTAAATTTACTAATTACTTGGGATTAATTTATGGTCACATAACTTTATTTGTTATAACTACAAAATcacaaaactatttttgtcaCGTTATAATGTGTAAAATACTTTAgtgactttattgttacaatAGATAAAATGTGACTTCACATTTTTTCTTTCACTTGACTTGTGGAATGTTAGGGGCGGATGCACCTTCAACGAAGCGGTGTCACGTGACGCCGCTTCGTCTGGaaattttactaaatatatgtatttatactgTGAGAAAACGAATAAGTAGAAAAAAATGACACCACTTGACACAGAGTGTCTCTTGGCATATTGGTTGTGTTTGATTTTGCTCTAAGAGGTCAAATATTTGAGAGAGCCTCTATGATTAAAATTTGTGattaagagggtgtttggctaagcttataagctggtcaaactgacTTATAAActggtcaaactagcttataagcactacgcgtttggtaaacacTCAAACTACTTATAAgtcaagtgcttataagctaaaatcagtCATAGGTTGGTCACCCTCAACTTATGgtttttcagcttataagcactttcaGTTTGACCAAcacttttactagtttatccttaataatattttctaattcacaaaatacttttcccaaaataaatttcttgactttttcttcattccatattcgttgttaattattttctttacaaagaaattttttaatttatattcttTTGAAAAAAGTTTATgagtatttttgtcattttaacaaaagaatagcttatcaatatttttttattaaacacaTTAACTGTTTATTATCAGTTTCATCACTtgtatccaaacacgtaaatgcTTATCTTAAAAATCAGTTTCAACAGTTAAAAAACTTTTCAGCACTTCAAGCTTATCAGCTATTTATAATCAGCTAATCCGAACAGGCTCTAAGTAAAATTGAACTCAGACCTTTTCTAACTTAACACTCAACAAAACCAATGGTCTAATGGTTATTTCTAGTCTAGAAATATGATAACTAAAGTTATTTATTTCCGTTCTTTTAAAAATTTCGACACCACAAAAATTTCTACATACGCCCCTTTGGAATGTAACTAATGGACGCCTTCACCACTGTCTTTGCATGGTAGGAGTTATCACTGTCAGTGGTGAAGTCAGAAAATTCAATAAAAGTGTTCAAAATTTGAATATCCTTTGTCAATGGGCTATGCAATGGTGTTCAAAGTGtatttaatcaataacaagtaatattttattttatacattatattatttttgggtaAGAATGTTCAATTGACCATCCTTGGCCATACATAACTTCACCCCACCCTTGATCACTGCATCTCTAAGGCTTTAATTAGCCAACATAATGCCTTGCCTTTGCCTTTGCCTTTATTATTTCTTATATTCTTGATCTTACCTTTGAAAAATGTGATATAGTCCCCTCTTTTTTCTTGTGTTTGATGAGTTTTTGAGGACTATGTGAGATGGGTTTTTCTTGAGGATTGAAGAAAAGGTAATTCGGTGCACAAAGTATCCCTATTTACGCAAGGTCTGAGAAAggatgcaagcattagtggctaaTTCGAGCTGTACTCGTGACTTACGGATCACACGAAGATAATTTTACCGTTACTCCAAGGCTCTCTTCTTATTGAGAAATGAGTTTTCCACGAAAAATAATATCTTGacgatatttatgatgatgataacCCCCTTCTTGATTGAAGAACTCAAACAAGGTGACGAAAAGAAAGACAAACTTCTTCTTCTTGATCTACAATTGCTAACTTGTTGAATTTCATCTTTTTTCTCCCCCTTGATGATACTAAGAGATGTTTATAAATACATCTAAAAGAGAGCGTTCATTCTATTTTGACGTATGATAACTTTTTAAGTGcttatttgaataaataataatatttgtgaaaaataactgaaatcacGAAACAAACGATTAAGAATATTTTGTTAATCAATATGCGAGTAAATTAAACTATGAATATCCACTAATCTGTCTCTAAGTTATTCGTATAGTCTAGGACAACTATAACTTTTTTTTGAGTGCCATATTATGAAGTTTAAATTCACGAAGGCAAAAAGTAACATAGAGGAGAGACTCATACGCATCTATGAGTGTAGCAATGTGTATAAATTGAAACAAAAGGAGAACATAATACCCTTTACTATACATATGTAATATCTTAAG contains:
- the LOC107788461 gene encoding GATA transcription factor 8; protein product: MASNLVDEIDCASFFDHIDDLVEFSPENECGDLDSTDCKNFPSICNDPLPDSGPLFFSSHRNSPSDFSAELLVPYEDIVQLEWLSTFVEDSFSCGGLTMGKEHFPVNKEPSHSKFLSSSPVSVLESSSSSSSSSGAGKTTPPLSPCHRGTQRARSKRPRPATFNPWPVSQLMSPTSSFTEIHQQFVAPEDTLESDNFGESHMKKKKRIKFSIPLAPVDTNQNCQRALQTVRKCMHCEITKTPQWRAGPMGPKTLCNACGVRYKKGRLFPEYRPAAAPTFVPSLHSNSHKKVLEMRSNLIPEDTHDKQAAPHSTRPLSPGPPESNATGGTSTAQSDFNPE